Proteins from one Gorilla gorilla gorilla isolate KB3781 chromosome 11, NHGRI_mGorGor1-v2.1_pri, whole genome shotgun sequence genomic window:
- the TMEM169 gene encoding transmembrane protein 169: MEEPTAVEGQVQLPSPHQGSLRKAVAAALALDGESTMGHRKKKRKESRPESIIIYRSDNEKTDEEPGESEGGDQPKEEEGDDFLDYPVDDDMWNLPLDSRYVTLTGTITRGKKKGQMVDIHVTLTEKELQELTKPKESSRETTPEGRMACQMGADRGPHVVLWTLICLPVVFILSFVVSFYYGTITWYNIFLVYNEERTFWHKISYCPCLVLFYPVLIMAMASSLGLYAAVVQLSWSWEAWWQAARDMEKGFCGWLCSKLGLEDCSPYSIVELLESDNISSTLSNKDPIQEVETSTV, translated from the exons ATGGAAGAGCCAACAGCAGTAGAAGGCCAGGTCCAGcttccaagtccccaccagggcTCTCTCAGGAAGGCTGTGGCTGCTGCCCTGGCGCTGGATGGGGAATCCACAATGGGGcacaggaaaaagaagaggaaagagtcaCGCCCAGAATCCATCATCATCTACCGCTCAGACAATGAGAAAACAGATGAGGAGCCCGGAGAATCAGAAGGTGGAGATCAGCctaaagaggaggagggagatgatTTCCTAGACTATCCTGTGGATGATG ATATGTGGAACCTGCCTCTGGACAGCCGCTATGTCACCTTAACTGGGACCATCACACGAGGGAAGAAAAAGGGTCAGATGGTGGACATCCATGTCACATTGACAGAGAAAGAGCTGCAGGAACTGACCAAACCTAAAGAGTCATCAAGGGAAACGACGCCTGAAGGAAGAATGGCCTGCCAGATGGGAGCTGACCGTGGGCCCCATGTGGTCCTCTGGacgctgatctgcctgcctgtggttttcatcctttcttttgttgTCTCTTTCTACTACGGCACTATCACCTGGTACAACATCTTCCTCGTGTATAATGAGGAAAGGACCTTCTGGCACAAGATCTCGTATTGCCCTTGCCTCGTTCTCTTCTATCCAGTGCTCATCATGGCCATGGCTTCTTCCCTCGGCCTCTACGCTGCTGTGGTCCAGCTCTCGTGGTCCTGGGAAGCATGGTGGCAAGCTGCCCGGGACATGGAGAAAGGCTTCTGTGGCTGGCTCTGCAGCAAGCTGGGTCTGGAGGACTGTTCTCCCTACAGCATTGTGGAGTTGCTTGAATCCGACAATATCTCAAGCACTCTCTCCAACAAGGACCCCATCCAAGAAGTAGAAACCTCCACGGTCTAA